In Motilibacter peucedani, one genomic interval encodes:
- a CDS encoding integrase core domain-containing protein → AWLHHYNHHRPHTALGNQPPIDRCTNVSEQYN, encoded by the coding sequence AGCATGGCTCCACCACTACAACCACCACCGGCCTCACACCGCCCTCGGGAACCAGCCACCGATCGACCGCTGCACCAACGTCTCCGAGCAGTACAACTAG